In a genomic window of Myotis daubentonii chromosome 18, mMyoDau2.1, whole genome shotgun sequence:
- the RPRD2 gene encoding regulation of nuclear pre-mRNA domain-containing protein 2 isoform X2 codes for MAAGGGGGSSKASSSSASSAGALESSLDRKFQSVTNTMESIQGLSSWCIENKKHHTTIVYHWMKWLRRSAYPHRLNLFYLANDVIQNCKRKNAIIFRESFADVLPEAAALVKDPSVSKSVERIFKIWEDRNVYPEEMIMALREALSTTFKTQKQLKENLNKQPNKQWKKSQTSTNPKAALKSKIVAEFRSQALIEELLLYKRSEDQIELKEKQLSTMRVDVCSTETLKCLKDKTGGKKFSKEFEEASAKLEEFVNGLDKQVKNGPSLTEALENAGIFYEAQYKEVKVVANAYKTFANRVNNLKKKLDQLKSTLPDPEESPVPSPSMDAPSPTGSESPFQGMGGEESQSPTVESEKSATPEPATDNRDVEDMELSDVEDDGSKIIEDRKEKPVEKSAVSTSVPTKPTESISKASSCAPVPVTMTATSPLPKPVNTSLLSPSPALALPNLANVDLAKISSILSSLTSVMKNTGVSPASRPSPGTPTSPGNLSSGLKTPAPAPTASHNPLANILSKVDITPESILSALSKTQTQSAPTLQGLSSLLQSVTGNPAPASETASQSTSASPANTTTVSNIKGRNLPSNTQSFIPKSFNYSPNSSTSEVSSTSVSKASIGQSPGLPSTTFKLPSTSLGFTGTHNTSPAAPPPEVAMCQSSESSKPKLESESTSPSLEMKIHNFLKGNPGFSGLNLNIPILSSLGSSAPAESHPSDFQRGPTSTSVDNIDGTPVRDERSGTPTQDEMMDKPTSSSVDTMSLLSKIISPGSSTPSSTRSPPPGREESYPRELSNSVPTFRPFGLVSESSYKQPSDGMERPSSLMDSSQEKFYPDTSFQEDEDYRDFEYSGPPPSAMMNLEKKPAKSILKSSKLSETTDYHPILSSYSHRAQEFGVKSAFPPSVRALLDSSENCDLLSPSPGLFGAFSIRGNESGSNRSPSPSKNDSFFTPDSNHNSLSQSTTGHLTVPQKQYPDSPHPVPHRSLFSPQNTLAAPTGHPPTSGVEKVLASTISTTSTIEFKNMLKNASRKPSDDKHFVQAPSKGASNEGVSLSNLTQPSLTTTEQQQQEEHYHRIETRVSSSCLDLPDSTEEKGAPIETLGYHNASNRRMSGEPIQTVESVRVPGKGNRGHGREASRVGWFDLSTSGSSFDNGPSSASELASLGGGGSGGLTGFKAAPYKERAPPFQESVGSFRSNSFNSTFEHHLPPSPLEHGTPFQREAVGPSSAPPAPPKDRGGVFSREAPAHLPSVDLSNPFTKEAALAHAAPPPTPGEHSGVPFPTPPPPAPGEHSSSGGSGVPFSTPPPPPPVDHSGVVPFPAPPLAEHGVAGAVAVFPKDHSSLLQGTLADHFGVLPGPRDHGGPTQRDLNGPGLSRVRESLSLPSHSLEHLGPAHGGGGGGSNSSGGLPLGPSHRDIINRSGMILRNPRPDFRPREPFLGRDPFHSLKRPRPPFVRGPPFFAPKRPFFPPRY; via the exons CTGCCTATCCCCACCGTTTGAATCTCTTTTACCTTGCCAATGATGTCATCCAGAACTGTAAAAGGAAAAACGCAATCATATTCCGTGAATCATTTGCTGATGTACTTCCTGAAGCAGCTGCTCTAGTGAA ggATCCATCTGTCTCTAAATCTGTAGAACGAATCTTTAAAATCTGGGAGGACAGAAATGTTTACCCAGAAGAAATGATTATGGCATTAAGAGAAGCTTTGA GTACCACTTTCAAAACTCAGAAGCAGCTGAAAGAAAATCTGAACAAACAACCGAATAAGCAGTGGAAGAAATCACAAA CATCCACGAATCCAAAAGCTGCTCTCAAATCTAAGATAGTTGCTGAATTTCGA TCTCAGGCCCTCATTGAAGAGCTGTTGCTATACAAGCGCTCAGAAGATCAGATAGAATTGAAGGAAAAACAGCTGTCAACTATGCGGGTGGATGTGTGTAGCACAGAAACTCTCAAATGCTTAAAAG ATAAGACCGGTGGGAAGAAGTTCTCCAAAGAATTTGAGGAGGCAAGCGCCAAGCTGGAGGAATTTGTGAATGGATTAGATAAGCAGGTGAAAAATGGGCCCTCACTAACAGAAGCACTGGAAAATGCTGGAATTTTCTATGAAGCACaatacaaagaagtaaaagtgGTGGCCAAT gCATACAAAACCTTTGCTAATCGAGtgaacaatttaaagaaaaagctgGATCAATTGAAATCAACCCTTCCTGATCCAGAAGAATCCCCAGTTCCTTCCCCAAGTATGGATGCCCCCTCCCCGACTGGTTCTGAGTCTCCTTTTCAAGGAATGGGAGGTGAGGAATCCCAGTCACCAACTGTGGAGAGTGAGAAATCTGCCACACCTGAGCCTGCAACAGATAATCGTGATGTGGAAGACATGGAACTCTCAGATGTAGAAGATGATGGGTCAAAAATTATTG AGGACAGGAAGGAAAAACCTGTGGAGAAGTCAGCTGTATCTACTTCTGTACCTACAAAGCCAACAGAAAGTATCTCAAAGGCCTCTTCATGTGCCCCAGTGCCTGTGACCATGACAGCAACCTCGCCTCTTCCAAAACCTGTGAATACTTCCCTTCTGTCCCCGTCTCCAGCATTGGCTTTGCCAAACCTGGCTAATGTGGATCTGGCAAAGATCAGTTCCATCCTCAGTAGCCTAACATCAGTCATGAAAAATACAG GGGTCAGTCCTGCATCAAGACCGTCTCCAGGAACGCCTACAAGCCCTGGCAACCTCTCCAGTGGCCTGAAAACACCTGCACCTGCCCCGACAGCATCTCACAACCCTCTGGCCAATATCCTCTCGAAAGTGGACATCACCCCAGAGAGCATTCTGTCTGCTCTTTCCAAAACCCAGACCCAGTCAGCCCCTACCCTGCAAG GCCTGTCGTCTTTACTTCAGAGCGTTACTGGGAACCCAGCTCCAGCCAGTGAAACTGCATCCCAGAGCACTTCAGCTTCCCCTGCCAATACCACTACAGTCTCTAACATAAAAGGAAGAAATCTACCCTCCAATACCCAATCCTTTATTCCCAAAAGCTTCAACTATTCTCCTAATTCATCGACATCTGAAGTCTCTTCAACTTCAGTCAGCAAGGCCTCAATTGGGCAAAGCCCAGGGCTTCCAAGCACTACGTTCAAGCTGCCATCCACCTCTCTGGGGTTTACAGGCACCCACAATACTAGCCCTGCTGCCCCACCTCCTGAAGTTGCCATGTGCCAATCTTCAGAGAGCTCCAAGCCAAAGCTGGAGTCCGAGTCCACCTCCCCAAGCCTGGAAATGAAAATCCATAACTTCTTAAAAGGTAATCCTGGTTTCAGTGGCTTAAACTTAAACATCCCAATCCTGAGCAGTTTGGGGTCCAGTGCCCCAGCAGAAAGCCATCCCTCAGACTTCCAGCGTGGCCCTACTAGCACTTCAGTTGACAACATTGATGGAACCCCTGTGCGGGATGAACGCAGTGGGACGCCCACCCAGGATGAGATGATGGACAAGCCCACATCCAGCAGTGTAGATACCATGTCCTTGCTTTCTAAGATCATTAGCCCTGGTTCTTCAACACCCAGCAGTACAAGATCACCACCCCCCGGGCGAGAGGAAAGCTACCCCAGGGAGCTCTCCAATTCTGTACCTACATTTCGACCCTTTGGCCTGGTCAGTGAATCATCCTATAAGCAGCCTTCTGATGGAATGGAGAGACCATCTTCCCTGATGGACTCTTCACAGGAGAAGTTCTATCCAGATACTTCTTTCCAGGAAGATGAGGATTACCGAGATTTTGAGTATTCAGGGCCTCCACCCTCTGCCATGATGAACCTAGAGAAGAAACCAGCCAAGTCTATCCTGAAATCCAGCAAGCTCTCTGAGACCACCGACTACCACCCAATCCTGTCCAGTTACAGCCACAGGGCCCAAGAATTTGGGGTAAAGTCTGCCTTCCCTCCATCTGTAAGGGCCCTCCTGGACTCTAGTGAGAACTGTGACCTTCTCTCACCTTCCCCTGGGCTGTTTGGTGCCTTCAGCATAAGAGGGAATGAATCTGGGTCTAACCGGTCACCGTCACCGAGTAAGAATGATTCATTTTTCACCCCTGACTCCAACCACAATAGCTTGTCTCAATCTACCACTGGGCATCTCACTGTGCCACAGAAGCAGTACCCAGACTCTCCTCACCCAGTCCCACATCGTTCCCTTTTCTCTCCGCAGAATACCCTTGCTGCTCCCACGGGCCATCCACCCACATCAGGCGTGGAGAAAGTCCTGGCCTCCACCATTTCCACCACGTCGACGATTGAGTTTAAGAATATGCTTAAAAACGCCTCACGAAAGCCCTCAGATGATAAGCATTTTGTCCAGGCCCCCAGCAAGGGCGCTTCAAATGAAGGTGTCAGTCTCTCAAACCTCACCCAGCCCAGCTTGACCAccactgagcagcagcagcaagaagagcACTACCACCGCATAGAAACCCGCGTCTCCTCCTCCTGCTTAGACTTGCCTGACAGCACTGAAGAAAAGGGGGCCCCTATAGAAACCTTGGGTTACCACAATGCATCCAACAGGAGGATGTCCGGGGAGCCCATACAGACCGTAGAGTCCGTCCGAGTTCCTGGGAAGGGAAATAGAGGACATGGGCGAGAGGCTTCAAGGGTGGGTTGGTTTGATCTGAGCACCTCAGGCAGCTCTTTTGACAATGGCCCCTCAAGTGCCTCTGAGTTGGCAtcccttgggggtgggggcagcggaGGCCTCACTGGCTTTAAAGCAGCACCATACAAGGAACGGGCACCCCCATTTCAGGAAAGTGTCGGCAGCTTTCGTTCCAACAGTTTCAACTCAACATTTGAGCAtcatcttcccccatcccccttgGAACATGGGACACCCTTCCAAAGAGAGGCAGTGGGGCCGTCAtctgccccgcccgcccctcctaAGGATCGTGGTGGTGTCTTCTCTCGAGAAGCACCCGCTCATCTACCCTCTGTGGATCTTTCGAACCCCTTCACAAAGGAGGCCGCCTTGGCCCatgctgccccgccccccactcctggAGAGCACAGCGGAGttcctttccccaccccaccccctccagcccctggggagcatagcagcagtggtgggagtggTGTCCCCTTTTCtactccacccccacctccccctgttgACCACTCTGGGGTTGTACCCTTCCCAGCCCCACCACTGGCAGAGCACGGAGTGGCAGGAGCAGTGGCAGTATTTCCCAAGGACCATAGTTCTCTCCTCCAAGGGACCTTGGCTGATCATTTTGGGGTGCTCCCAGGACCCAGGGACCACGGGGGCCCCACCCAACGGGACCTCAACGGCCCTGGCCTTAGCCGTGTACGTGAGAGCCTGAGCCTACCCTCCCATTCTCTGGAGCACCTGGGCCCAGcccatggaggaggtgggggaggcagcaaCAGCAGCGGTGGCCTCCCCCTGGGTCCCTCACACAGAGACATCATCAACCGGAGTGGTATGATTTTGCGGAATCCCCGGCCAGACTTTCGGCCTAGGGAACCTTTTCTCGGCAGAGACCCTTTCCACAGTTTAAAGAGACCCAGGCCACCTTTTGTTAGGGGCCCTCCGTTCTTTGCACCAAAACGCCCATTCTTCCCTCCCAGGTACTGA
- the RPRD2 gene encoding regulation of nuclear pre-mRNA domain-containing protein 2 isoform X3: MAAGGGGGSSKASSSSASSAGALESSLDRKFQSVTNTMESIQGLSSWCIENKKHHTTIVYHWMKWLRRSAYPHRLNLFYLANDVIQNCKRKNAIIFRESFADVLPEAAALVKDPSVSKSVERIFKIWEDRNVYPEEMIMALREALTSTNPKAALKSKIVAEFRSQALIEELLLYKRSEDQIELKEKQLSTMRVDVCSTETLKCLKDKTGGKKFSKEFEEASAKLEEFVNGLDKQVKNGPSLTEALENAGIFYEAQYKEVKVVANAYKTFANRVNNLKKKLDQLKSTLPDPEESPVPSPSMDAPSPTGSESPFQGMGGEESQSPTVESEKSATPEPATDNRDVEDMELSDVEDDGSKIIVEDRKEKPVEKSAVSTSVPTKPTESISKASSCAPVPVTMTATSPLPKPVNTSLLSPSPALALPNLANVDLAKISSILSSLTSVMKNTGVSPASRPSPGTPTSPGNLSSGLKTPAPAPTASHNPLANILSKVDITPESILSALSKTQTQSAPTLQGLSSLLQSVTGNPAPASETASQSTSASPANTTTVSNIKGRNLPSNTQSFIPKSFNYSPNSSTSEVSSTSVSKASIGQSPGLPSTTFKLPSTSLGFTGTHNTSPAAPPPEVAMCQSSESSKPKLESESTSPSLEMKIHNFLKGNPGFSGLNLNIPILSSLGSSAPAESHPSDFQRGPTSTSVDNIDGTPVRDERSGTPTQDEMMDKPTSSSVDTMSLLSKIISPGSSTPSSTRSPPPGREESYPRELSNSVPTFRPFGLVSESSYKQPSDGMERPSSLMDSSQEKFYPDTSFQEDEDYRDFEYSGPPPSAMMNLEKKPAKSILKSSKLSETTDYHPILSSYSHRAQEFGVKSAFPPSVRALLDSSENCDLLSPSPGLFGAFSIRGNESGSNRSPSPSKNDSFFTPDSNHNSLSQSTTGHLTVPQKQYPDSPHPVPHRSLFSPQNTLAAPTGHPPTSGVEKVLASTISTTSTIEFKNMLKNASRKPSDDKHFVQAPSKGASNEGVSLSNLTQPSLTTTEQQQQEEHYHRIETRVSSSCLDLPDSTEEKGAPIETLGYHNASNRRMSGEPIQTVESVRVPGKGNRGHGREASRVGWFDLSTSGSSFDNGPSSASELASLGGGGSGGLTGFKAAPYKERAPPFQESVGSFRSNSFNSTFEHHLPPSPLEHGTPFQREAVGPSSAPPAPPKDRGGVFSREAPAHLPSVDLSNPFTKEAALAHAAPPPTPGEHSGVPFPTPPPPAPGEHSSSGGSGVPFSTPPPPPPVDHSGVVPFPAPPLAEHGVAGAVAVFPKDHSSLLQGTLADHFGVLPGPRDHGGPTQRDLNGPGLSRVRESLSLPSHSLEHLGPAHGGGGGGSNSSGGLPLGPSHRDIINRSGMILRNPRPDFRPREPFLGRDPFHSLKRPRPPFVRGPPFFAPKRPFFPPRY, from the exons CTGCCTATCCCCACCGTTTGAATCTCTTTTACCTTGCCAATGATGTCATCCAGAACTGTAAAAGGAAAAACGCAATCATATTCCGTGAATCATTTGCTGATGTACTTCCTGAAGCAGCTGCTCTAGTGAA ggATCCATCTGTCTCTAAATCTGTAGAACGAATCTTTAAAATCTGGGAGGACAGAAATGTTTACCCAGAAGAAATGATTATGGCATTAAGAGAAGCTTTGA CATCCACGAATCCAAAAGCTGCTCTCAAATCTAAGATAGTTGCTGAATTTCGA TCTCAGGCCCTCATTGAAGAGCTGTTGCTATACAAGCGCTCAGAAGATCAGATAGAATTGAAGGAAAAACAGCTGTCAACTATGCGGGTGGATGTGTGTAGCACAGAAACTCTCAAATGCTTAAAAG ATAAGACCGGTGGGAAGAAGTTCTCCAAAGAATTTGAGGAGGCAAGCGCCAAGCTGGAGGAATTTGTGAATGGATTAGATAAGCAGGTGAAAAATGGGCCCTCACTAACAGAAGCACTGGAAAATGCTGGAATTTTCTATGAAGCACaatacaaagaagtaaaagtgGTGGCCAAT gCATACAAAACCTTTGCTAATCGAGtgaacaatttaaagaaaaagctgGATCAATTGAAATCAACCCTTCCTGATCCAGAAGAATCCCCAGTTCCTTCCCCAAGTATGGATGCCCCCTCCCCGACTGGTTCTGAGTCTCCTTTTCAAGGAATGGGAGGTGAGGAATCCCAGTCACCAACTGTGGAGAGTGAGAAATCTGCCACACCTGAGCCTGCAACAGATAATCGTGATGTGGAAGACATGGAACTCTCAGATGTAGAAGATGATGGGTCAAAAATTATTG TAGAGGACAGGAAGGAAAAACCTGTGGAGAAGTCAGCTGTATCTACTTCTGTACCTACAAAGCCAACAGAAAGTATCTCAAAGGCCTCTTCATGTGCCCCAGTGCCTGTGACCATGACAGCAACCTCGCCTCTTCCAAAACCTGTGAATACTTCCCTTCTGTCCCCGTCTCCAGCATTGGCTTTGCCAAACCTGGCTAATGTGGATCTGGCAAAGATCAGTTCCATCCTCAGTAGCCTAACATCAGTCATGAAAAATACAG GGGTCAGTCCTGCATCAAGACCGTCTCCAGGAACGCCTACAAGCCCTGGCAACCTCTCCAGTGGCCTGAAAACACCTGCACCTGCCCCGACAGCATCTCACAACCCTCTGGCCAATATCCTCTCGAAAGTGGACATCACCCCAGAGAGCATTCTGTCTGCTCTTTCCAAAACCCAGACCCAGTCAGCCCCTACCCTGCAAG GCCTGTCGTCTTTACTTCAGAGCGTTACTGGGAACCCAGCTCCAGCCAGTGAAACTGCATCCCAGAGCACTTCAGCTTCCCCTGCCAATACCACTACAGTCTCTAACATAAAAGGAAGAAATCTACCCTCCAATACCCAATCCTTTATTCCCAAAAGCTTCAACTATTCTCCTAATTCATCGACATCTGAAGTCTCTTCAACTTCAGTCAGCAAGGCCTCAATTGGGCAAAGCCCAGGGCTTCCAAGCACTACGTTCAAGCTGCCATCCACCTCTCTGGGGTTTACAGGCACCCACAATACTAGCCCTGCTGCCCCACCTCCTGAAGTTGCCATGTGCCAATCTTCAGAGAGCTCCAAGCCAAAGCTGGAGTCCGAGTCCACCTCCCCAAGCCTGGAAATGAAAATCCATAACTTCTTAAAAGGTAATCCTGGTTTCAGTGGCTTAAACTTAAACATCCCAATCCTGAGCAGTTTGGGGTCCAGTGCCCCAGCAGAAAGCCATCCCTCAGACTTCCAGCGTGGCCCTACTAGCACTTCAGTTGACAACATTGATGGAACCCCTGTGCGGGATGAACGCAGTGGGACGCCCACCCAGGATGAGATGATGGACAAGCCCACATCCAGCAGTGTAGATACCATGTCCTTGCTTTCTAAGATCATTAGCCCTGGTTCTTCAACACCCAGCAGTACAAGATCACCACCCCCCGGGCGAGAGGAAAGCTACCCCAGGGAGCTCTCCAATTCTGTACCTACATTTCGACCCTTTGGCCTGGTCAGTGAATCATCCTATAAGCAGCCTTCTGATGGAATGGAGAGACCATCTTCCCTGATGGACTCTTCACAGGAGAAGTTCTATCCAGATACTTCTTTCCAGGAAGATGAGGATTACCGAGATTTTGAGTATTCAGGGCCTCCACCCTCTGCCATGATGAACCTAGAGAAGAAACCAGCCAAGTCTATCCTGAAATCCAGCAAGCTCTCTGAGACCACCGACTACCACCCAATCCTGTCCAGTTACAGCCACAGGGCCCAAGAATTTGGGGTAAAGTCTGCCTTCCCTCCATCTGTAAGGGCCCTCCTGGACTCTAGTGAGAACTGTGACCTTCTCTCACCTTCCCCTGGGCTGTTTGGTGCCTTCAGCATAAGAGGGAATGAATCTGGGTCTAACCGGTCACCGTCACCGAGTAAGAATGATTCATTTTTCACCCCTGACTCCAACCACAATAGCTTGTCTCAATCTACCACTGGGCATCTCACTGTGCCACAGAAGCAGTACCCAGACTCTCCTCACCCAGTCCCACATCGTTCCCTTTTCTCTCCGCAGAATACCCTTGCTGCTCCCACGGGCCATCCACCCACATCAGGCGTGGAGAAAGTCCTGGCCTCCACCATTTCCACCACGTCGACGATTGAGTTTAAGAATATGCTTAAAAACGCCTCACGAAAGCCCTCAGATGATAAGCATTTTGTCCAGGCCCCCAGCAAGGGCGCTTCAAATGAAGGTGTCAGTCTCTCAAACCTCACCCAGCCCAGCTTGACCAccactgagcagcagcagcaagaagagcACTACCACCGCATAGAAACCCGCGTCTCCTCCTCCTGCTTAGACTTGCCTGACAGCACTGAAGAAAAGGGGGCCCCTATAGAAACCTTGGGTTACCACAATGCATCCAACAGGAGGATGTCCGGGGAGCCCATACAGACCGTAGAGTCCGTCCGAGTTCCTGGGAAGGGAAATAGAGGACATGGGCGAGAGGCTTCAAGGGTGGGTTGGTTTGATCTGAGCACCTCAGGCAGCTCTTTTGACAATGGCCCCTCAAGTGCCTCTGAGTTGGCAtcccttgggggtgggggcagcggaGGCCTCACTGGCTTTAAAGCAGCACCATACAAGGAACGGGCACCCCCATTTCAGGAAAGTGTCGGCAGCTTTCGTTCCAACAGTTTCAACTCAACATTTGAGCAtcatcttcccccatcccccttgGAACATGGGACACCCTTCCAAAGAGAGGCAGTGGGGCCGTCAtctgccccgcccgcccctcctaAGGATCGTGGTGGTGTCTTCTCTCGAGAAGCACCCGCTCATCTACCCTCTGTGGATCTTTCGAACCCCTTCACAAAGGAGGCCGCCTTGGCCCatgctgccccgccccccactcctggAGAGCACAGCGGAGttcctttccccaccccaccccctccagcccctggggagcatagcagcagtggtgggagtggTGTCCCCTTTTCtactccacccccacctccccctgttgACCACTCTGGGGTTGTACCCTTCCCAGCCCCACCACTGGCAGAGCACGGAGTGGCAGGAGCAGTGGCAGTATTTCCCAAGGACCATAGTTCTCTCCTCCAAGGGACCTTGGCTGATCATTTTGGGGTGCTCCCAGGACCCAGGGACCACGGGGGCCCCACCCAACGGGACCTCAACGGCCCTGGCCTTAGCCGTGTACGTGAGAGCCTGAGCCTACCCTCCCATTCTCTGGAGCACCTGGGCCCAGcccatggaggaggtgggggaggcagcaaCAGCAGCGGTGGCCTCCCCCTGGGTCCCTCACACAGAGACATCATCAACCGGAGTGGTATGATTTTGCGGAATCCCCGGCCAGACTTTCGGCCTAGGGAACCTTTTCTCGGCAGAGACCCTTTCCACAGTTTAAAGAGACCCAGGCCACCTTTTGTTAGGGGCCCTCCGTTCTTTGCACCAAAACGCCCATTCTTCCCTCCCAGGTACTGA